ACGACGAGAGAGGGGGTGACACAATTATGGGAGGCTTGGCTAGATCAAAGAAGCCAGAGGTGTAGGCTGATAGGTTTGTAAGTGAGAAGGCGTATGGAAAATTTCAggaatggtggccccaaaggtcgctcactcttgagcgacaattcatAACCAAAGACCTAATCCAACACAATCCGAATGTCCAAAAGCAATTTACGGAGAGAAaaggatggaaatggttcacctACCGGATGCATGATGCAAATGAATACCTTgtcaaggaattttatgccaatgttgcccacatcaaaaagggtacaaagGTGACGAAGGTTCGGAACTTAAAATCTGGCTTGATGGCCACGCACTGAACACATATGTAGGGTTTGAGGATGTCGAGGCAGTGAGTATCTCCAATTCAGTCCAGAAAGAAGAAAGATCGtatccctaccccaacttcctcaCAGAGTATTTCTAAGACCAATAGGTAGAGCCGAGGCATTTTGATGTGGAGGTGAAGGCTAGAAAGCCTTTTTCATGGTACCAACTCCAGGGAGCGGACAACCTTAAATTCAAGGGTAAagccactacctccactggccagtctaaagagcGAGGGGTAGTGGCTACCGGGTCAGTTGCCAAGCCCTCCACAGTAGCTGGTACTTCTGCCGGAGCAGCTGCCATGCCTCCTTCTTCCTCCAGACCTTCCCTCTCAGTGCCACTGTCAGTGCCCACATTTTTTACGTACCCTAAGACTGCATTGCGGGTTTCACAGACACTAtccagtctcaacaactggatgcagacagctactacAAAGCTGACTGCCATATCCAATGCAGTGGCAGCACAGTCCCAGCAGCAAAGAGGTTGAGAAGATTGCTTCTTCTGGTGATATTCCACTGGACCTGCTGATGGAGGAGACAGTCCCAGCAGCACATGCAACAGTGCCCGAGGCATCAGAGGCAGCAGCCGGCTAGTCTGAGGAGCCGGCTACCACTACACACACTGCTGCGGAGCTGATTCAGATGCTCAGCAACCCCGTAGTCCCCCAGTCAGAGGATGcagagatccagttagaggatacAGAGGGTGCTGAGGACCCGATGCagacagagaccacatagggagttttctctacTCTCTACCCCTTTTTCCTGTTCTTATTTGTTAtgggcattgaggacaatgctatttCTCATTTGGGGGGTGGTCCAGTTTTTGATTTGATGACATTCGGTATGTAATAACCATTATACtatttttatttatctttattttcacttttggtatgtatatattcttacCATGCGACGTATATATTCATTTcctattatgtatatattcgctTTACTTCATTTGTAttccgtagtttacttcataacaACTTTCGTTGTTTTTCCTTAGTAGCATAgctttttatttactttagtagcttctttttaagttgttagcttctttttacgttTTGTGTGAACAATaaacctttgattttcttaatgccacggttctttccaaaggtggatgtcgtgtgaatcgggtggctctgcccaatgatggatggtgtgacaaccttcttaagggattgagtctgttttctgtatgtttttgtatatatagtagtaatgaatacaagtgtctcaagcaggcttcacttggtactaacacatttaccttcgaccttatggttagaaacaagttgattggcaaagaatagctctagttgtgatctttagactcttgtgttgactgaaacaatcatcgagtggtttctttgagccatttgtgattttcaatcttagctaggattgttgtgggccctcgactctgttctctttaacaatccagcagcttgagaggtgaggtattgaattgcaagtccaagttccgtgccaataagtctagaacttgccctggaTGTTTGtttaggcaaaattctaagtgtagctcgacttgagaaatgattgtaggctctccttgatccaatttgaaacttgaaagcttctgtagcctaccaatgtgatatccctagtcaacccctttaaGCCAATgccctttttcattcaatagccatGTTACAAGCATTTATCCGTTTTATAATGACTCTCTTTTTgtacccgatctttccttagcattctaaTTGGAAAAAgaataagtttgggggagagacaaggaatgtgaaagtgataaaaggtacatgaaaaaggaagaaaagccaaaaagaaatatgccaaaaagaaagtgaataaagtagaaagttgaagggattcaaagaaagcaaGGATGAAAAGCATGAAGtgattagaaaaggagaaaaatgattgtcattagcaagaaagagtgacattacgtctctctagttcccctaaggaagaagaaaatgactcaaagagtcaagaaagtatgagccaaaaagagtaaatggagtgcttaaggaaagattaAACCATCATATGCCGATAAGTcataccttgatccaaaagccttcattacgtcccgcaaaagccctatatgatttcaagttgagtgagcttacattagtggtgatttacataaggggcaagcttatggtacttagagcaggacttgtgacattcttttaaGAGATATGAGCgcacttcttcacaatccttgttttgagtgttacattctaaagtgagatttacTCATGCAGAGTAGAGGAGGAgtagtttgggttccacaatgacctacgtgatagagcgagcttccttggtgaattaagtcaactcttgatgctctagtgtcacattagaactatgtcactcaaaaggtcaaaacatggtgttgttgataattcattggtgttgagggtaattgttagtccaaAATGATGCATGATTGATTCACCTTGGGCCACCTAAAATATTcttttttctagtggaggtgaAAATTAccctatttgcttgaggacaagcaaaagcttaagtttgggggagttgataagtagggattttaacttattatttgctctcttttactcgTGTTTTAGACCAAAAATGCTTGAAGGTAATCccgaaaactaataaaatatacttgcttgcaggaattgttcaaaatgagccaaaggaatcaaaatcaactcacaaaggagtcaaaagttgaacaaaaaccaaggtTGGGCAAAGAGGTCttaagtgcggaccgcacaaatattgtgcggtcGCGAAAGCTATGACGCGGCCGTgatcaaaattatgcggtccgcaagagggagattcagagagtctGATTTTGGGCTAAGTGATGAGCGCGGACCGCACCAGAAATATGAGGCTGCGAAAGTCCCTGCACGATCGCGATTGAAATTACGTGGACCGCGATTACAAAAATTCAGAGAGATGACAACTTGAGCAAAAGAGAGAACGTGGACCGCATCActtttatgcggccgcataatctgtAGTGCGGCCGCTCTTAGAATTACGCGGTTCGCAAAAGTTCAGCTCAACCCAGATCCAAAAGAGAAGAATGCGGACCGCATCAGAATTATGCAGCCGCGAAAGCAAGAGTGCGGCTGcactcagaattacgcggccgcacaacctctgcaggggtatttttgtcagatattttcagcttagtataactagaactttttgtcatttttagggtatgtcaagttatgttatgttttgTATGAGCACCTGTGACGACTGGTTTTACTGTTTTCGGAAATTTTTGtactagattcacttcttaacattagattttcattccataaattaatattatggattttatcttcattttatctttaatttctgttatttccatgagtagctaaacccatagctagggttgtgacccaaccctagtgtgagtatttaatgggtatttgattttagggcttgaatgtgaatgggttagtgatatttagcctaattctTGCTAGAagtcaagaattaatggttgcaaatattaattcatgcctttatgacttagtctctacttgagaaagagggactaagtctagaaaaactaggcttaacaaggaattggggtgaaatcaagaaattgatagccccaactaaagggttaaacctagagataataatacccaacttgagctaatatcacttgatttgcatgaatacccatttagacttgagaaagccaaattgggaaaaatcactcaaactaccgagaggtatagagtgagtactcgggtgtgatagctatattacaatcccaactaatcaagcttgccctagattttgctacccgttagatatccacctaggtagaagtcactaccctagtctctttataaatttgaaaaaaaacaacaaaaatattgtccttagttttaattattgcaatctttagagtaaagttagaaATAGAAACACCaatcaagtttgtggaagtgcaattaaaGCCAAAACTTGTAATTAACTTAGATATACACCCAATCCCAtattctaactccctgtggattcgatcccgacctttgttggatttattattgcatcgaccacCTCGCTACTTAATTGTGGTGTAGGTTTGGCACAGATCAATTACCAtgtccaaatttcgatccgttaagcatccgaaactcacctgaggcccccaatacctcaactaaatacaccaacaagtcctgaaATCTCAAACGAatttagttgaaacctcaaattacatccaataatgctaaaaccacaaattgcacacggattcaagcctaatgaactttgaaatttctaaattctacaaatgacgtcgaaacctatcaaatcacgtccgattgacctcaaattttgcacacaagtcataaataatataatagaggtattctaattttcagaattgaattccgactccgatatcaaaaagtcaaccccccggtcaaacttcccaaaaattcaactttcggcatttcaagcctaattctactacggacctccaaataattttccggacacactcctaagtccaaaatcaccatacgaagctattggaattatcagaattcaaatctgatatcgtttacacataaatcgatattcggtcaactttttcaacttaaactttccattatgagactaagtattttaattcattccgaaatctttACGGACCCGAACCAACAAATCCGATAGGTCATAATATAGTTATTAAGCACAAATAGAGTAATAAATGGGAGAACATGGATATAATACTCAAaccgaccggccgggtcgttacaattaacCTCAAGAGCCTCAAATTCTTGCAATATTGCCTCTTTCTAAGCTGATTGTAAAGCTGCTTGTGAATAAGTCGAGGGCTCAAGTACAGTGTCTAAGATATTAACTAAATTATGATTACATGGACTTAAGGTGCTGAAACATACAGATCTGGGATAAGTAGGGATAGATGTTAAAGTGGGAGGAAAAGAAGGGGCAGAACCACAAAAATAATCTTCCAAATAGGAAACATGGTGATGAACTTTTGAAGGATATCTAACTGTTGCAGGAGGAGACAATGAAGAAGAAGGGCTAGGTGAGGCTGCTGGAGGAGGAGATGCATGAAAACCAGATGGAGGAGAAAGGTTAAAGGGTTGAGCAATAGAAGTGGGAGGTAAAAAGGAACTAGAGACATGAAGTGAGGGGTCGGAATCACTGTAAGGAGGTAGAGGAGGAAAGAAGGATTGGGGACTAGAAGAAGTAGAATAAGGAAAAATGTCTTCATGAAATACAACATCCCTTGAAAATAAGAACTTTTTATCTAAGAGATGCATCAATTTGTAGGATTTCTTTCCTGGAGGGTAGCCTAAAAAATTCAAGCACTGGATCTTGGAATAGTTTATTCCTTAGGGGTTTGGGAACCACTGCATAGCACAAGCAACCAAAACTTCTCATATGACTGTACGAAGGTTCCTGGCCAAAAAGATTTCAAATGGTGTTTCCCCATACAACATTCAACTGGGAAATCTAATTATCAAGTAAGTGGCTGTCAAAATATAATCTCCCCAGAATTGAAGTAGAAGTTTGGACTGATACAACAGAGCTCTTGCTATTTCCAATAagtgtttgtattttctttcagtaGTACTATTTTGTTGAGGTGTATAGGGACAAGAGGTTTGATGTAAGACACTCTTGGACAAGAAATATGTTGTGGCTTTATGACTGTTTCCAAGTTTGATAGTATTGTCTatccttattgttttgattttaATGTCAAATTGAGTTTCAACCATGGAAAAAAAGACTTTAAAACAAAAAGGGCATTACTTTTGTGAATAAGCATATGTGTCCAAGTATGTCTACTATAATCATCTACAGTTGTTAAAAAGTATCTATAAGTTCTTTGTGTTGCAGTGTGATAAGGTCCCCAAATATCCACATAAATAAGATCAAATACATGAGAAGCATGAGACTCGCTATGAGAAAAAAGAAGTCGCAATTGTCTAGCAAGAACACAAATTTCACAAAGAAAAGGTTGTTTATCACAAGAAGGAACATTCAGACATTCTATTTTCTGCAATTTTGAAAATGGGAGATGTCCCAACCTTGCGCCACAAAATATGGGACTTATTTACACTTAGTGCATTCACATGAACAGAGATAGGAACAGAAATAGGAAAAGAAATAGAATTTGAGCAAGAGTGTGGTTCTGCAATTGGAGAAGATTTGGGATTGATCAAGTAGAGCCCTTCATCCACCTTACCATGTTCCAATGGTTTCTTCGGAGAAGGGCTCTGTAAGTAGCATGTATATGGTGTGAAAAACACTAGAAAAGAAGTGTCAACTAAAAGTTTGTGAACGGAAATCAGATTATACTTGAAAATAGGTAATATAGAACTTTGGACAAAGTAACATGTGGATTGATCTTAATAGTGCCAGTAGATGTGACTTTTACTTTGTAGCTATTAGGTAAAGTGACAAGATAAGGGATAAATAGGTTAGTCAAATTGGTGAATAATGATTTGTTAGAGGTCATATGATCTGATGCCCCAGAATCTAAAGCCCACGTATCAGAATTCATCACACTATTTAGAAAAGTACAACTATGGTAAATTGAAAGAGAATAATAAGCAGGTACACCTGCAAAATTAGTTGTAGCAGAGACGGACTGATTCTGTGGATCATCAACCTGGACGTTTTGAAGAATATTCATGATCTGCTGGTATTGTTTTGTAGTAATTGTGTTTGGAAGAAGAGCCCTAGTAATTGTGTTTGGAGGAAGAGCACTATCAGAAGCACAATCAGATTTTGGCTCAGCAGAAGAGTACACATTACTAGCAATCCTCACATTCttattgctaaacttgaaatttTAGGGAATATTTTTCTATCAGATGCCCATTTTTCTTACAATACTTGCAAAATTACTTTTTAGGATCAACATTGCATGTTCGATTACTGAAGTTGAAATTCTGATTAGTAAGATTGGTGAAATATTGATTAGTGCGATTGTTGAAGTTGTATCTCTGATTAGGATTGGCAGAAAAAGAGACATGGATTGTAACTTGTCCCAGCAGAAAAAGAGACAGAGTCAGATTGGAATGTAGGCACATTATGTATACCTCGTTGCTTCTCATCCCGAATAATCAACGAATAGGCTTTACTGATGTCAGGCAGATGCTCCATCATAAGAATGTTTCATCTAGCATTACTATACGCTTCATTTAGCCCCATCAAAAACTGCattaatttttgattttcttctcttttgagCATCTTACGTTTACCTCCACAGTTATACTTACACACACAATAAGACTCAGTGTCGAGAGATTCCATCTCATCCCATAGCCTTTTTACCTTATTAAAATAACCACTGACATTAAAGAAACCTTAAGAAACTGAGCACAAATCCTTTTGTACTTCATACATCGTAGCACCATTACATTGACCATATCGCTGATCCAGTTCATCCCAAAGACTTTTGGCAGATTTGGAATAGATCACGCTTTGTGCTATGTCCGAATCTAGAGAATTCAGAACCCATCTAATCACCATGTTACTACAGTGTTCCCACGGTTCCTATAGCGAAGAGGTAGGAGAAGGTTTGGCATGTGTACCATTTATGAAACCTATCTTTCTCTTCGCAAACAAAGTTATAATGATCCCTCTTCTCCAAGCCCCAAAACATGAACTATTAAATTGTTTAGCGACTAGCATAACACCAGGGTTATCAGACGGATGGAGATAAAAAGGGTGAGATGGAGGTAAAGCATGTTCATGTTCAAAATCATTGTCGTCACTCATCCTTCCACAAAATTGATCAATACCAACACAAATAAATTATCAGTAATAGCCATCgagaaaaaattacaaattgaGCTTACCAAACCGTCTCAAATATAAACTTGAGATACCACGAATCAGAAAATGAAAAGCCAGATGAAGCAAATCACCGAGAAACCATCCGATTGGGAAAAATTACCATCGCAAATGATTATCACCATCACGAAAAACAATAGCCCAAATCCAAAGGTTACTCCGATGAAATTGAAGAAAGCAACTCTAAAGCTTCAAAACCAGAAGAATCGACGAACAAACAGCCGCCGAAATTAGAAAATCAGAGAAAAAAATCTCAAATTCACACCCTAGGATTTTCGATTTTTTCCAaaatgaaaaaaacaaagaaaaagagctATGAAAACACGAAATCTACATCAGATCGATGATagattgctctgataccatgttgaatttgatgaaatAAGCACTGACTCAacgaagaagagagagagagagagagagagagagagagagagagagagagagagagagagagagagagagagagacgggaGATGTTTTTGTGTAAAATAGGCAACttggtcccaaagtggaaccacTAATCATTTATATACAAGTCCACATATATCCAGGTCTAACCAATTACAAAAAGAATAAAAGGAGATTAAGCAATACAAATAATTAGCTACATACAAAATAGTCAAGTGGCCTACATATAACTCCAACAAATAGTAAGACTTAAGTCCCACTTTAATTCAAATTATTGAAATGTAAATTAAAAATTTTAGTGAAGCTGTAAAGGCCATATTCTGTACCAACTTAATGAGGGTTCTTTCGTTAACCTTTTATTAGTAAAAGTTTAAGAGTTCATAATAAGAGGAGCGATATTAAAACGCCTGTGACAATTTCTACTTTAGTCACGAAATTAAACTCAAGAAAAACTATTGGGTGTTTATTACTTTTCGAAGATTTAACCCTAatcttttaaactaaaaatagtcaacatatttataatatatgtataattgtgtataatcaatatataatttatgtataccaaCAAAAAAAAGTAAACATTAAATCTGGCCGACTATTTATGTAACAATCCTTTTTTTCTCCTGCGACTAGTTAGCTATGTAAAGTAAACACTAAATCTGACCGGCGATTTATGTAACAATCCTTTTTTTGCTGCAACTAGTTAGCTATGTTATATCTTAGTGCGTGAATATGAATAAAAAGCAGTTACGAAAAGTTTCACAACTTTCACTAAATGGATTTCTTGCCAAAATATTTACTTTGTATTTCTTTTGCCATGATTATCCTGAAGAAAAAGTTGAACAAGAAGTTGACGAATAAACATAAAAAGTAGTACTCGTACCCGTCACGAAAGAGAATGGTGACCTGGTGAGTCATAAAATTCAGCCCATCTGGAAATTAACAAAACATATGTGCGCTACTTCAAGTCGAAATGCGGCTGCATAAGAGAGAGAATAGAGGACAAAATGAAGTGTACTTTGACATTTTAGACAACATAAATTGTCAGGCTAGAATTGATACATTTATACTTGTGCTCAAAAGAATGTCCTTTTTTCGTCCACATACGCTGTTTCTCACAAGGGCGTTCAAGTTTCAACTGTACTTTAATTACTGCTGACCACATTGAATGTGTTAAGGACTAGAAATATGAATCAAACAAATACTATCAGTAAGGAAAAAGCTTCTCAATAGCGTCTTTGTTATCTAGAAAGGATGAGAATATACCCAAAAAACTGCTATATTGACCTttacttttatccaaacacaatAGCCATGTCCAGGAACGCACACCTGATACAGATTTCAGTATAtttcacgggttcgagccgtgaaaacaatCATTAATGCCTTCATTAGGATAGATGCGACCCTTCCCTAGACCTTTCATAAATGTGGAATGCTTTATGCATCAGGCTGCTCTTCGTTATTACCTTAAGTAATCTGAAAAAAACAATTTTGACATAAGAAGATATAGCGGCTTATGATTAATTTGGGATTGACACATAGGTTAAATCATACCAataatgtttttgtttttttgaaatagCGGGAAATTGGGTATTGGATGTTTAGGGAAAAGAAAAGACCATTCATGATATCATgcaatcttttcttcttttcgctCAGAACGAAATCATGCAATATACTAACTACTTAAATGTGAGGAGCTGATTCTCTGTTATCTGGAAGAATAAAGGAAGCATAACTAGTTATTGAGGCAAGTTTTGTCCCACAACAATAAAACGCATGCAACCCACTTTCACATGTCCACTAAGCTACAACAGAAACCTGTCTTTCTGCTCTCAGGGATAACCCCAGCCCAAACTGGGGTTTTCAACAGACAATTCCTATGGCAATGCTTacaaaaaaattatacaaaaagaAGTAAAGtaaatgacaaaacaaaatatTCCCGCATTTGAATGTCCTTTTCCGTTGACAGAATCTAGCTAAAATATAATAGTCTTAGACCTAGATTAGATTCGCCCTCTTCAGAAACCTGATAGTTCTGCAGTAATAGGGCCATATAGATTCAACATAGTCCAGGTACTTCTCCACCAAGTACACTTCTAAATCCTTCGCCTTTCTTTTCGCTACCTCTTTGTAGTCCAAATTCTTTATATCTACCAACGGTTGCAGCAAGCGTGCTCTAATATCTTCTTTGAACTTCCCACGAGCAACATAGTCATAAGTTAATAGGGAATACGTAGGCAAGTTCTTGACCACTTTAACCGTCTGCTTAAAGCTGAATACATAAAGTGCACATATTCCCCGGAGCATCTTAACATACAAAGCAACAATCAAAGGACCAAGAGTCCAGAGAGGGGTCAACTCCTTAGATACTTCAACTCCATATATTAGGGTAACAGCAAGATACAGGGGGACACTGCAAAGTAAAAAAACAGCCAGTGAAAACATCAAATAAGCAGGGCCACAATGAACAGCACAACCATTCTATTGTGTGAAATCAATGCCCGAACACTACGAAGACGTATTTACCAACTTTCAGATAAATAACAACAGACATATAACAGCAAAGCAACAATTCTCTATGCACAGAGACATCAACTCCAGAATGCTCAGGAGCTCCTTTTTCTTTATTGGAAAGATGCTCAGGAGCTCCATTCTAAACCAAAATAATAGATCGTTTGCACATAGCAAGCAAGGAAATATTTAAAGAAACAGTACAAAAATTGGTGTGGAAGAGATTTTCACTTCCACTGTCAACATTCCCATCCTATTTTACCCTCATCCGCTATTAAAAAAcatcaactaaataaaagaaatattgCAGAAGACATACTCAATATCTATGTAACATCTCATAACCCAAAAAATCAATGGgcgaagtaaaaaaaaaaacacaacagACCAGAGACTCTTCCCCAAACTGAAGATAATAAAGATTTGCCAAAAACATagaccgagagagagagagagagagagagagagagagagagagagggggggggggtggggaCAGGAACGGGTAGCAAAAAGACATACAGTAACAGACATTGGACTATGATACTTACAATGCTAATACAGGTATCTTTATTGTTGCGTCCAGACTCAGAAAGTAGCGCCAGACCGCCCTTAGGACTTGACCTCTTTCTTTCTCTTGTACCAGCTTTTGTGTTTCTGACGTTTCAGTGGTATATGGCTCTTCCACAGTTTCATCTGTAACTTGGTTTGGTGAAGGTGTACGCAACAATGTTAACCAgcttttaaatatattttgtatGGCAGAATAACTTGTAGTCTCGTCTGCTTCCGCAGAGTAAGAAATGGGAGCGTTCTGTGCCCTTGGTGATTCTACAGAGGTTTCTTCACTCTCTTGTGGCACATAAGAAAGTTTTACTGAATTCTTCAGGGATTTTGACCCACCCACTCTGCCTCCAGACTCATTTTGGCTGTTGCTCTTGAAAGCTGAGATCTTCAAGGATTTTCCATTTGGTTTAAGGATGAATGGAGCCCCTATTCTGGAATCAAATTATTTGCTCAATCACATATACACCATCACGCATGGAAATGGATGTCGTAAAATCTAGAATAACTAATATAaattgtctacatcacacccttggggtggcccttccccggaccctgcatGAACGCGGGATACTTTTGCCCACATATACACCAACACACATGGAAATGG
This DNA window, taken from Nicotiana tabacum cultivar K326 chromosome 4, ASM71507v2, whole genome shotgun sequence, encodes the following:
- the LOC107827296 gene encoding uncharacterized protein LOC107827296 encodes the protein MALAIHHLQGSYRTCPLSSSSWTTGNKLRHSVTKIHTVSQKDNFISLKCKSCLRIGAPFILKPNGKSLKISAFKSNSQNESGGRVGGSKSLKNSVKLSYVPQESEETSVESPRAQNAPISYSAEADETTSYSAIQNIFKSWLTLLRTPSPNQVTDETVEEPYTTETSETQKLVQEKERGQVLRAVWRYFLSLDATIKIPVLAFVPLYLAVTLIYGVEVSKELTPLWTLGPLIVALYVKMLRGICALYVFSFKQTVKVVKNLPTYSLLTYDYVARGKFKEDIRARLLQPLVDIKNLDYKEVAKRKAKDLEVYLVEKYLDYVESIWPYYCRTIRFLKRANLI